A stretch of the Streptomyces sp. NBC_00078 genome encodes the following:
- a CDS encoding IS701 family transposase, translating to MGLRLPLGVVRTDELTEGQVRELEGELEALCASVDDVFARPASRENLRAMVRGLLSEVPRKNLWQLAEAAGHPSPDRLQGFLAKAAWDADELRDRVRAHAVAALAADDAVLIADETGDIKKGTKTAGVQRQYTGTAGRIENAQVSVHLSYGSRRGRTLIDAELYLGKHWAGATAEHERRCAEQGVPPERASAVATKPELARRMLERALAASVPFTYFLADEAYGQCRALRAWLEEHQVRYVLAIPKDEVLPLPDGRTRQARELWALVPEDAFERRSCADGAKGPREYDWAAVQLASVSTGLERHLLIRRSTVPNKKDRKTGALVREIAYFLCHTHPGATVAELVVAAGQRWMVEESFQVAKGQVGLDEHEVRKWCSWYRHTTVCMLAMAFLVTVRSRLIPAPPTTPDPRP from the coding sequence GGGGGAGTTGGAGGCATTGTGCGCTTCGGTGGACGATGTGTTTGCGCGTCCGGCTTCCCGGGAGAATCTGCGGGCGATGGTGCGCGGGCTGCTGAGCGAGGTGCCGCGCAAGAACCTGTGGCAGCTCGCGGAGGCTGCCGGCCACCCCAGCCCGGACCGGTTGCAGGGCTTCCTGGCCAAGGCCGCATGGGATGCGGACGAACTGCGCGACCGGGTCCGCGCCCACGCGGTCGCCGCCCTGGCCGCCGACGACGCGGTGCTGATCGCGGACGAGACCGGCGACATCAAGAAGGGCACCAAGACCGCCGGTGTCCAGCGTCAATACACCGGAACTGCGGGCAGAATCGAGAACGCCCAGGTCAGCGTGCACCTGTCCTACGGATCTCGCCGGGGTCGCACTCTGATCGACGCCGAGCTCTACCTCGGCAAGCACTGGGCCGGCGCCACCGCGGAGCACGAACGCCGCTGCGCCGAGCAGGGCGTCCCGCCCGAACGCGCGAGCGCGGTGGCCACCAAGCCGGAGCTGGCCCGGCGGATGCTGGAGCGGGCACTGGCCGCCTCGGTGCCGTTCACCTACTTCCTGGCCGACGAGGCCTACGGGCAGTGCCGTGCACTGCGCGCCTGGCTGGAGGAACACCAGGTCCGCTACGTGCTCGCCATCCCGAAGGACGAGGTGCTGCCCCTGCCCGACGGCCGCACCCGGCAGGCCCGCGAGCTGTGGGCGCTGGTACCCGAGGATGCCTTCGAGCGCCGCTCGTGCGCGGACGGCGCCAAGGGCCCTCGCGAGTACGACTGGGCCGCCGTCCAACTCGCCTCCGTTTCCACCGGGCTGGAGCGTCACCTGCTGATCCGCCGCTCGACCGTGCCCAACAAGAAGGACAGGAAGACCGGCGCACTCGTCCGGGAGATCGCCTACTTCCTGTGCCACACCCACCCCGGCGCCACCGTGGCCGAGCTGGTGGTCGCCGCCGGACAACGCTGGATGGTGGAGGAGTCGTTCCAGGTCGCGAAGGGACAGGTGGGCCTGGACGAACACGAGGTCCGCAAATGGTGCTCGTGGTACCGGCACACCACCGTGTGCATGCTCGCCATGGCTTTCCTGGTCACCGTCCGGAGCCGGCTCATACCCGCCCCACCGACGACACCCGACCCCCGACCGTGA